A genome region from Brachymonas denitrificans includes the following:
- the rpsS gene encoding 30S ribosomal protein S19, whose translation MARSLKKGPFVDHHLMAKVEKAVETNDKKPVKTWSRRSMILPEFIGLTIAVHNGKQHVPVYVTDQMVGHKLGEFALTRTYKGHAADKKAKK comes from the coding sequence ATGGCTCGTTCTCTCAAAAAGGGTCCATTCGTAGACCATCACCTGATGGCCAAGGTTGAAAAGGCCGTCGAAACCAACGACAAGAAGCCCGTCAAGACCTGGTCGCGTCGCTCCATGATCCTGCCCGAGTTCATCGGCCTGACGATCGCCGTGCACAACGGCAAGCAGCACGTGCCTGTCTACGTGACCGACCAGATGGTCGGCCACAAGCTGGGTGAATTTGCCCTGACGCGTACCTACAAGGGTCACGCGGCAGACAAAAAAGCGAAGAAATAA
- the rplV gene encoding 50S ribosomal protein L22 yields METRAIVRGVRLSVDKGRLVADMIRGKKVDQALSILTFTQKKAAVIIKKALESAIANAEHNDGADIDELKVKTIYVEQGPTLKRFTARAKGRGNRISKPTCHVYVTVGN; encoded by the coding sequence ATGGAAACACGTGCAATTGTTCGTGGCGTCCGTCTGTCGGTCGACAAGGGCCGTCTGGTCGCCGACATGATTCGTGGCAAGAAGGTGGATCAGGCCCTGAGCATCCTGACGTTCACGCAGAAGAAAGCTGCCGTGATCATCAAGAAGGCCTTGGAATCCGCCATCGCCAACGCCGAGCACAACGACGGTGCCGACATCGACGAACTGAAGGTGAAAACCATCTACGTCGAGCAGGGCCCGACGCTCAAGCGCTTCACCGCCCGCGCCAAAGGCCGCGGTAACCGCATCAGCAAGCCCACGTGCCACGTGTACGTGACGGTCGGCAACTGA
- the rpsC gene encoding 30S ribosomal protein S3 — protein MGQKIHPTGFRLAVSRNWNSRWYANNRDFAGMLAEDIKVREYLAKKLKNASVSRILIERPAKSARITIYSARPGVVIGKKGEDIENLKRELNAMLGVPVAVNIEEVRKPEIDAKLIADSITQQLEKRIMFRRAMKRAMQNAMRMGAQGIKIMSSGRLNGIEIARTEWYREGRVPLHTLRADIDYGVSEAETTYGIIGVKVWVYKGDNLGRNDVPVAAEPREDERRPRGRRDGRDDRRSDRPRTRRIAGAGNTAPTDGSDKPAEASGAATPAVKRVANAPAAAADGTAAE, from the coding sequence ATGGGACAGAAAATCCATCCTACCGGTTTCCGCCTGGCGGTGAGCCGTAACTGGAACAGCCGCTGGTACGCCAACAACCGCGATTTCGCCGGCATGCTGGCCGAAGACATCAAGGTGCGCGAGTACCTGGCCAAGAAACTGAAGAACGCTTCCGTTTCCCGCATCCTGATCGAGCGCCCCGCCAAGAGCGCCCGCATCACCATCTACTCGGCGCGTCCGGGCGTGGTGATCGGCAAGAAAGGCGAGGACATCGAGAACCTGAAGCGTGAACTGAACGCCATGCTGGGCGTGCCGGTCGCCGTGAACATCGAGGAAGTGCGCAAGCCCGAAATCGATGCCAAGCTGATCGCCGACAGCATCACGCAGCAGCTCGAGAAGCGCATCATGTTCCGCCGCGCCATGAAGCGCGCCATGCAGAACGCCATGCGCATGGGTGCCCAGGGCATCAAGATCATGTCTTCCGGCCGTCTGAACGGCATCGAAATCGCCCGTACCGAGTGGTACCGCGAAGGCCGTGTGCCGCTGCACACCCTGCGCGCCGACATCGACTACGGTGTGAGCGAAGCCGAAACCACCTACGGCATCATCGGTGTCAAGGTGTGGGTCTACAAGGGCGACAACCTGGGCCGCAATGACGTGCCCGTGGCTGCCGAACCGCGTGAAGACGAGCGCCGCCCGCGTGGCCGCCGCGATGGCCGCGACGACCGCCGCAGCGACCGTCCGCGTACCCGCCGCATCGCCGGTGCAGGCAACACTGCTCCTACCGATGGCAGCGACAAGCCGGCTGAAGCCTCTGGCGCAGCCACCCCCGCCGTTAAGCGCGTTGCGAACGCGCCCGCTGCAGCAGCGGACGGCACCGCAGCCGAATAA
- the rplP gene encoding 50S ribosomal protein L16, producing MLQPARRKYRKEQKGRNTGIATRGNTVAFGDFGLKSTDRGRLTARQIEAARRAISRHVKRGGRIWIRVFPDKPISQKPAEVRMGNGKGNPEYYVAEIQPGKVIYEIVGVPEELAREAFKLAAAKLPLRTVFVSRQLGA from the coding sequence ATGCTGCAACCTGCACGCAGAAAATACCGCAAAGAGCAGAAAGGCCGCAACACCGGCATCGCTACCCGTGGCAACACGGTGGCGTTCGGTGACTTCGGCCTGAAGTCGACCGACCGTGGTCGCCTGACTGCCCGTCAAATCGAAGCTGCACGTCGTGCCATTTCCCGTCACGTCAAGCGTGGCGGCCGTATCTGGATTCGCGTGTTCCCCGACAAGCCGATCTCCCAGAAGCCTGCTGAAGTGCGTATGGGTAACGGCAAGGGCAACCCCGAGTACTACGTGGCAGAAATCCAGCCCGGCAAGGTCATCTACGAGATCGTGGGTGTGCCCGAAGAACTGGCCCGTGAAGCGTTCAAGCTGGCTGCTGCCAAGCTGCCGCTGCGCACCGTGTTCGTGTCCCGCCAACTGGGCGCCTAA
- the rpmC gene encoding 50S ribosomal protein L29 yields MKAADLRNKDVAGIEAEIKDLQKAHFGLRMQKGTQQLNNTAALRQTRRDIARAKTILAEKQAAK; encoded by the coding sequence ATGAAAGCTGCTGATCTGCGCAACAAGGACGTGGCCGGCATCGAAGCCGAAATCAAGGACCTGCAAAAGGCCCATTTCGGTCTGCGCATGCAAAAGGGCACCCAGCAACTGAACAACACGGCTGCACTGCGCCAGACGCGTCGTGACATTGCCCGTGCCAAGACCATTCTTGCTGAAAAGCAAGCCGCCAAGTAA
- the rpsQ gene encoding 30S ribosomal protein S17, protein MTEAKTSLKRTLIGKVVSDKRAKTVTVMIERRVMHPIYGKIVIKTSKYHAHDENGEYKLGDIIEITEGRPISRTKSWVATRLVQKAAVV, encoded by the coding sequence ATGACGGAAGCAAAAACCTCCCTCAAGCGCACCTTGATCGGCAAGGTGGTGAGCGACAAGCGTGCCAAGACAGTGACCGTGATGATCGAGCGTCGCGTGATGCACCCGATCTACGGCAAGATCGTGATCAAGACCAGCAAGTACCACGCCCATGACGAAAATGGCGAGTACAAGCTGGGCGACATCATCGAGATTACCGAAGGCCGCCCGATCTCCCGTACCAAGAGCTGGGTTGCCACCCGCCTGGTGCAGAAGGCTGCCGTGGTGTAA
- a CDS encoding YdhR family protein, whose protein sequence is MITALVQFSLPEAITRAQAREIFRNTAPRYLDMPGLVRKYYILSEDGRTAGGMYLWRTRADAERVYDAAWKQFVQEKYGAPPQLTLFDSPVQVDNLTHEILIDES, encoded by the coding sequence ATGATCACCGCGCTGGTCCAGTTCAGTCTGCCCGAAGCCATCACGCGTGCCCAGGCGCGCGAGATTTTCCGCAATACCGCCCCGCGCTATCTCGACATGCCGGGTCTGGTGCGCAAGTACTACATCCTGTCCGAAGACGGCCGCACCGCGGGCGGCATGTACCTGTGGCGCACGCGTGCCGATGCCGAGCGCGTCTACGATGCTGCGTGGAAGCAGTTCGTGCAGGAGAAATACGGTGCGCCGCCCCAGCTCACCCTGTTCGACAGCCCGGTGCAGGTCGACAACTTGACGCACGAGATCCTGATCGACGAAAGCTGA
- a CDS encoding GNAT family N-acetyltransferase, producing MSEHHPPPEIRLQPVDTPELLQEARRLMQEYADSLDIDLDFQGFAEELAALPGAYAQPQGTLLLALVDGAVAGGCALRPLPETDYADAAEMKRLYVRPMFRGFGLGRLLTEGILDAARMAGYQHVLLDTLDDMESARALYEELGFVEIPPYYHNPVAGSHYLMAEL from the coding sequence ATGAGCGAGCACCACCCTCCCCCCGAAATCCGCCTGCAGCCGGTCGACACGCCGGAACTGCTGCAAGAGGCGCGCCGCCTGATGCAGGAATATGCCGACAGCCTGGATATCGATCTGGATTTCCAGGGATTTGCCGAGGAGCTGGCCGCATTGCCGGGTGCCTATGCACAGCCGCAGGGCACCCTGCTGCTGGCACTGGTGGACGGCGCCGTGGCCGGAGGCTGCGCCCTGCGCCCCCTGCCCGAAACCGACTATGCCGATGCGGCCGAGATGAAGCGCCTGTACGTGCGTCCTATGTTTCGCGGCTTCGGCCTGGGCCGGCTGCTGACCGAGGGCATCCTCGATGCGGCACGCATGGCCGGCTACCAGCATGTGCTGCTGGACACGCTGGACGACATGGAGTCGGCGCGCGCGCTGTACGAGGAACTGGGGTTCGTGGAGATCCCGCCCTACTACCACAATCCGGTGGCGGGCTCGCACTACCTGATGGCGGAGCTCTGA
- a CDS encoding cytochrome b/b6 domain-containing protein, translating into MLQLFWHGRLQGCRASIHYLIAPHCYMSVEPVSTVPVRVWDLPTRLFHWALALLVVVLVVSGTVGGLWMEWHLRAGMGVLALLLFRLVWGVIGGHWSRFANFLYSPSRMLRYLRGDGQALDEVGHSPAGALSVWAMLLVLGVQGVIGLFAYDDIAFSGPLAHLVSNDTVSTLTGLHKLAKPLIISLVLLHVGAIVFYRVARKRNLVGPMLLGDKQLPPGTPASRDSAGTRLLALLLFAACAGFMVWVSSLAGEVSASYM; encoded by the coding sequence GTGCTACAGTTATTTTGGCATGGCCGTCTGCAAGGCTGCCGTGCGTCCATCCATTACCTGATTGCCCCGCACTGCTACATGTCTGTCGAGCCGGTTTCCACCGTTCCTGTCCGCGTCTGGGATCTTCCCACCCGTCTGTTCCACTGGGCCCTGGCCCTGCTGGTGGTGGTGCTGGTGGTGAGCGGCACCGTGGGAGGCCTGTGGATGGAATGGCACCTGCGCGCCGGCATGGGCGTGCTCGCCCTGCTGCTGTTCCGCCTGGTCTGGGGCGTGATCGGTGGCCACTGGTCGCGCTTCGCCAACTTTCTCTACAGCCCCTCGCGCATGCTGCGCTACCTGCGCGGCGATGGACAGGCACTCGACGAAGTGGGGCACAGCCCGGCGGGTGCGCTTTCCGTCTGGGCCATGCTGCTGGTACTGGGCGTGCAAGGCGTGATCGGCCTGTTCGCCTACGACGACATCGCCTTCTCGGGCCCGCTGGCGCACCTGGTATCCAATGACACCGTGAGCACGCTCACCGGCCTGCACAAGCTCGCCAAGCCGCTGATCATCTCGCTGGTGCTGCTGCATGTGGGTGCCATCGTCTTCTATCGGGTGGCACGCAAGCGCAACCTGGTCGGCCCCATGCTGCTGGGCGACAAGCAGCTGCCACCGGGCACCCCAGCCAGCCGCGATTCCGCCGGCACGCGTCTGCTCGCCCTGCTGCTGTTTGCCGCCTGTGCCGGCTTCATGGTCTGGGTCAGCTCGCTGGCGGGCGAGGTCAGCGCGAGCTACATGTAA
- a CDS encoding c-type cytochrome produces MKKLACLTLAAGLFAALPAAAQSFAKAEDAIKYRQGAFNVIGAHFGPIGAMATGKAPYNAKSAAANAEVVAYMARLPFAGFTQGSDKGQTRAKAEIWKDSAKFKAGAEKFQAEAAKLNTAAKSGDLNQLKAAFADAAQTCKSCHDNFRNK; encoded by the coding sequence ATGAAGAAACTCGCCTGCCTGACGCTGGCTGCCGGCCTGTTCGCAGCCCTGCCGGCCGCTGCCCAGTCCTTTGCCAAGGCCGAAGACGCCATCAAGTACCGCCAGGGTGCGTTCAACGTGATCGGTGCGCATTTCGGCCCGATCGGTGCCATGGCCACCGGAAAGGCCCCCTACAACGCCAAGTCCGCAGCGGCCAACGCCGAAGTGGTGGCCTACATGGCGCGCCTGCCGTTCGCCGGCTTCACGCAGGGCAGCGACAAGGGCCAGACCCGTGCCAAGGCCGAAATCTGGAAAGACAGCGCCAAGTTCAAGGCCGGTGCCGAGAAGTTCCAGGCCGAGGCAGCCAAGCTGAACACGGCGGCCAAGAGCGGCGACCTGAACCAGCTCAAGGCGGCTTTTGCCGATGCCGCCCAGACCTGCAAGTCCTGCCACGACAACTTCCGCAACAAGTAA
- a CDS encoding TlpA family protein disulfide reductase gives MKRLFSIMGFLALFGVAAATYFSLRPDAAPQSNFVMLDGSQKTTQSWNGNVTLVNFWATSCTTCVAEMPMLVSTYNKYQAKGYRTVAVAMEYDPPAYVLNFVKTRQLPFEVALDNTGQVARDWGNITITPTTFLLNRRGEIVKQYVGAPNEKELHTLIEKLLAES, from the coding sequence ATGAAACGCCTGTTTTCCATCATGGGCTTCCTGGCCCTGTTCGGTGTGGCCGCCGCCACCTATTTTTCGCTGCGCCCCGATGCCGCGCCCCAGTCGAACTTCGTGATGCTCGACGGCAGCCAAAAGACTACCCAGTCATGGAACGGCAATGTCACGCTGGTCAACTTCTGGGCCACCAGCTGCACCACCTGCGTGGCCGAGATGCCCATGCTGGTGAGCACCTACAACAAATACCAGGCCAAGGGCTACCGCACGGTGGCCGTGGCGATGGAATACGATCCGCCGGCCTATGTGCTGAACTTCGTCAAGACACGCCAGCTGCCCTTCGAGGTGGCTCTGGACAACACCGGCCAGGTGGCGCGCGACTGGGGCAACATCACCATCACCCCCACCACCTTCCTGCTGAACCGGCGTGGCGAAATCGTCAAGCAATACGTGGGTGCGCCCAACGAGAAGGAGCTGCACACGCTGATCGAGAAGCTGCTGGCGGAGAGCTGA
- a CDS encoding MFS transporter, giving the protein MSLLDRRGAILVFLVCAFCYFLSTLLRVVTATIAPQLTDEFQLGAGALGLLSGAYFLGFTLTQLPLGHWLDKLGPRAILSRFLVLAVLGTLLFAWAQGLGSLFAARLLAGIGLSACLMAPLAGYRRWLDGPMQLRANAWMLMTGSFGMVAATLPVQWLLPVTGWRLLFVALAILMALAMLLVLRVLPAWQLPSGAPVAAGNGRPGLRAVWTHPQFIHYIPIALVNYGAMTATQTLWAGPWLSHVAGFTPEQSARGMFIINLLMLLAFWLWGLLMPRLLRAGMEVESMIRRGLPVSMAILLLVILGGTQLGDATPWLLAAFCVTSTVVSLAQPVLTQRLPVHLAGRSLTSFNLLVFAGVFLVQSGVGRLVDALQQRGWQLADAYRGAFGVLLAACVLSYLLFLWYKPGRVEVSSLQ; this is encoded by the coding sequence ATGTCCCTGCTTGATCGCCGCGGCGCCATCCTGGTGTTCCTGGTGTGCGCCTTCTGCTATTTCCTCTCGACCCTGCTGCGCGTGGTCACGGCCACCATTGCCCCGCAGCTCACGGACGAGTTCCAGCTGGGCGCGGGCGCACTGGGCCTGCTCTCCGGCGCCTACTTCCTCGGCTTCACGCTGACGCAGCTGCCGCTCGGGCACTGGCTCGACAAGCTGGGTCCGCGCGCCATCCTGTCGCGCTTTCTGGTGCTGGCGGTACTCGGCACGCTGCTGTTTGCCTGGGCACAGGGCCTGGGCAGCCTGTTCGCGGCACGCCTGCTGGCGGGCATCGGCCTGAGTGCCTGCCTGATGGCGCCGCTCGCCGGCTACCGGCGCTGGCTGGATGGCCCGATGCAGCTGCGTGCCAATGCCTGGATGCTGATGACCGGTTCCTTCGGTATGGTGGCCGCCACCCTGCCGGTGCAGTGGCTGCTGCCGGTGACGGGCTGGCGCCTGCTGTTCGTGGCGCTGGCGATCCTGATGGCGTTGGCCATGCTGCTGGTGCTGCGCGTGCTGCCGGCCTGGCAGCTGCCCTCCGGTGCGCCAGTGGCGGCTGGCAATGGCAGGCCCGGGCTGCGCGCCGTCTGGACGCATCCGCAGTTCATCCACTACATTCCGATCGCCCTGGTCAACTACGGCGCCATGACGGCCACGCAGACGCTCTGGGCCGGCCCCTGGCTCAGTCATGTGGCCGGATTCACTCCGGAGCAATCGGCGCGCGGCATGTTCATCATCAACCTGCTGATGCTGCTGGCGTTCTGGCTCTGGGGCCTGCTGATGCCGCGCCTGCTGCGCGCCGGCATGGAGGTGGAATCCATGATCCGCCGGGGCCTGCCAGTCAGCATGGCCATCCTGCTGCTGGTGATCCTGGGCGGCACGCAACTCGGCGATGCAACGCCCTGGCTGCTGGCCGCATTCTGCGTGACCTCGACCGTGGTCTCGCTGGCGCAGCCGGTGCTGACGCAGCGCCTGCCGGTGCATCTGGCCGGCCGTTCGCTCACTTCCTTCAACCTGCTGGTGTTTGCCGGCGTGTTCCTGGTGCAGTCCGGCGTGGGCCGGCTGGTGGATGCGCTGCAGCAGCGCGGCTGGCAGCTGGCGGATGCCTACCGTGGGGCTTTCGGGGTGTTGCTGGCAGCCTGCGTGCTGTCGTATCTGCTGTTCCTGTGGTACAAACCGGGCCGCGTCGAAGTATCATCCTTGCAATGA
- a CDS encoding PTS sugar transporter subunit IIA translates to MNQILIIAHEPLAQAFRAAALHVFPDCGDRVHALDVLAHETPEQTLERARLLMQDMVCAGTLVMTDVLGATPCNVVTHLLERQEAIGCQAPLRGVTGLNVPMLLRAVCYAGLPLDEMQERALSGGAQGIMPIACDPDACSQDEKE, encoded by the coding sequence ATGAACCAGATCCTCATCATCGCCCACGAACCGCTGGCGCAGGCGTTCCGGGCTGCGGCCTTGCATGTCTTTCCCGACTGCGGCGACCGTGTCCATGCGCTCGACGTGCTGGCGCACGAAACGCCCGAGCAGACGCTGGAGCGCGCCCGCCTGCTGATGCAGGACATGGTCTGTGCCGGCACCCTGGTGATGACGGACGTGCTGGGTGCCACCCCCTGCAATGTGGTCACCCACCTGCTCGAACGGCAGGAAGCCATCGGCTGCCAGGCACCGCTGCGCGGCGTCACCGGCCTGAACGTGCCGATGCTGCTGCGGGCCGTCTGCTATGCCGGGCTGCCGCTGGACGAGATGCAGGAACGCGCCCTCAGCGGCGGTGCGCAGGGCATCATGCCGATCGCCTGCGATCCGGATGCCTGCAGCCAGGACGAGAAAGAATGA
- a CDS encoding HPr family phosphocarrier protein — MIQQAITISNRLGLHARASAKLTKLAGSFPCEVWVTRGSRRVNAKSIMGVMMLAAGIGTEITLETNGEREEEAMQALVDLINDKFGEGE; from the coding sequence ATGATTCAGCAAGCCATCACCATCAGCAACCGGCTCGGGCTGCACGCCCGCGCCTCCGCCAAGCTCACCAAGCTGGCCGGCTCCTTCCCCTGCGAAGTCTGGGTCACGCGCGGCAGCCGGCGCGTCAATGCCAAGAGCATCATGGGCGTCATGATGCTGGCCGCCGGCATCGGCACCGAGATCACGCTCGAGACCAATGGCGAGCGCGAGGAGGAGGCCATGCAGGCGCTGGTCGACCTGATCAACGACAAGTTCGGCGAAGGCGAGTGA
- the ptsP gene encoding phosphoenolpyruvate--protein phosphotransferase — translation MTISIHGIGVGRGVAIGRAVVIASSRSDVGHYFIEPEQVEAEIARVHDARDSVVQEIQLLLATMPKEMPGELAALLEVHMMLLQDDEIFSGVRYWIADRLYNAGWALSTQFERLARQFDDMEDPYLRERKLDLEQVIERIIKRIQGQQTLLAVQENGRHEGGEANLLGEDAMDVPLVLVAHDLSPSDMLQFRQSVFKGFVTDVGGKTSHTAIVARSMGIPAVVGARTASQLVRQDDWIVIDGDAGVMLVNPSTITLDEYRFRQRQDALDRSRLLRLVNTPAVTLDGEKIELLANIELPKDTEAALAAGAVGVGLFRSEFLFMGRKQHLPGEEEQYQAYVRALEGMRGLPLTIRTIDVGADKPLNDSVPDAAHLNPALGMRAIRWSLAEPAMFLTQLRAILRAAAQGRIHVLIPMLAHVSEIRQTLQMLDMARSQLDARGVAYGQVDLGAMIEVPAAALTARLFLKYFDFLSIGTNDLIQYTLAIDRADESVAHLYDPMHPAVLQLLADTIRAAREAGKPVSVCGEMAGDTAFTKLLLGLGLRSFSMHPAQILAVKQEIVRSDTGKLVDWAQSVLQSEDPAAAMAQKP, via the coding sequence ATGACGATCTCGATCCACGGCATCGGTGTCGGCCGGGGCGTCGCGATTGGCCGCGCCGTGGTCATCGCGTCCAGCCGCTCCGATGTGGGGCATTACTTCATCGAACCGGAGCAGGTCGAGGCGGAAATCGCCCGGGTGCACGACGCGCGCGACTCGGTGGTGCAGGAAATCCAGTTGCTGCTGGCGACCATGCCCAAGGAAATGCCGGGCGAACTCGCCGCGCTGCTCGAAGTGCACATGATGCTGCTGCAGGACGACGAGATCTTCAGCGGCGTGCGCTACTGGATCGCCGACCGGCTCTACAACGCCGGCTGGGCCCTGTCCACCCAGTTCGAGCGGCTGGCACGCCAGTTCGACGACATGGAGGATCCCTACCTGCGCGAGCGCAAGCTCGATCTGGAGCAGGTGATCGAGCGCATCATCAAGCGCATCCAGGGCCAGCAGACGTTGCTGGCGGTGCAGGAAAACGGCCGCCACGAGGGGGGCGAGGCCAATCTGCTGGGCGAGGACGCCATGGACGTGCCGCTGGTGCTGGTGGCGCACGACCTGAGTCCCTCCGACATGCTGCAGTTCCGCCAGAGCGTGTTCAAGGGCTTCGTCACGGATGTGGGCGGCAAGACTTCGCACACCGCCATCGTGGCGCGCAGCATGGGCATCCCGGCCGTGGTGGGGGCACGCACTGCCAGCCAGCTGGTGCGGCAGGACGACTGGATCGTCATCGACGGCGATGCCGGCGTGATGCTGGTCAACCCGTCCACCATCACCCTGGACGAATACCGCTTCCGCCAGCGCCAGGACGCGCTGGACCGCTCGCGCCTGCTGCGCCTGGTCAATACCCCGGCCGTCACGCTCGACGGCGAGAAGATCGAGCTGCTGGCGAACATCGAGTTGCCCAAGGATACCGAAGCCGCGCTGGCGGCGGGCGCCGTCGGCGTCGGCCTGTTCCGCAGCGAATTCCTGTTCATGGGCCGCAAGCAGCATCTGCCTGGCGAGGAGGAGCAATACCAGGCCTATGTGCGCGCGCTCGAAGGCATGCGCGGCCTGCCGCTCACCATCCGCACCATCGACGTGGGCGCCGACAAGCCGCTGAATGACAGCGTGCCCGATGCCGCCCACCTCAACCCGGCGCTCGGCATGCGCGCCATCCGCTGGAGCCTGGCCGAGCCGGCCATGTTCCTCACGCAGTTGCGCGCCATCCTGCGCGCCGCCGCCCAAGGCCGCATCCATGTGCTGATCCCCATGCTGGCGCATGTCAGCGAGATCCGGCAGACCCTGCAGATGCTGGATATGGCGCGCAGCCAGCTCGATGCCCGCGGTGTGGCCTACGGTCAGGTGGATCTGGGCGCGATGATCGAGGTGCCGGCAGCCGCGCTCACGGCGCGCCTGTTCCTGAAGTATTTCGATTTTCTCTCGATCGGCACCAACGACCTGATCCAGTACACGCTGGCCATCGACCGGGCCGACGAATCGGTGGCGCACCTGTACGACCCCATGCATCCTGCCGTGCTGCAGCTGCTGGCCGACACCATCCGGGCGGCGCGCGAGGCGGGCAAGCCGGTGAGCGTGTGCGGGGAAATGGCCGGGGACACAGCCTTCACCAAGCTGCTGCTCGGCCTCGGCCTGCGCAGCTTCTCCATGCATCCGGCGCAGATCCTGGCCGTGAAGCAGGAAATCGTGCGCTCGGATACCGGCAAGCTGGTCGACTGGGCACAGTCCGTGCTGCAGAGCGAGGATCCGGCCGCTGCCATGGCGCAGAAGCCCTGA
- the speE gene encoding polyamine aminopropyltransferase, translating to MSAATPAARGRYALEALSGDFGFYVGTSALLAECRSPMQHIEIVDTPLFGRAMRIDGCFMTSERDEFFYHEPMIHLPAVTFGRPRSALIIGGGDGGAAEELLKHPDMQRVVLAELDADVIAMARTWLPSIHRGAFDDPRLELLIGDGRAFVEQCEERFDQIVLDLTDPFGPAVELYTREFYAACRSKLTPGGVLSLHIQSPIHRPETLARIMASLRSVFGVVRPYLQYVPLYGTLWAMAVASDSADPLALDAATVDARIAELGLRELQLYNGAMHQALLAQPNFLRELLAQPAQPIVAGDALDDPSLDPENLPALQIVSA from the coding sequence ATGAGCGCCGCCACCCCGGCCGCCCGCGGCCGCTACGCACTGGAAGCCCTGAGCGGCGATTTCGGCTTCTACGTCGGCACCAGCGCGCTGCTGGCCGAATGCCGCTCGCCCATGCAGCACATCGAGATCGTGGACACGCCGCTGTTCGGCCGCGCCATGCGCATCGACGGCTGTTTCATGACCTCGGAGCGCGACGAGTTCTTCTACCATGAGCCGATGATCCACCTGCCGGCCGTCACCTTCGGTCGGCCGCGTTCGGCGCTGATCATTGGCGGCGGCGACGGCGGCGCCGCCGAAGAGCTGCTCAAGCACCCGGACATGCAGCGCGTGGTGCTGGCCGAGCTCGACGCCGACGTGATCGCCATGGCGCGCACCTGGCTGCCTTCCATCCACCGTGGCGCCTTTGACGATCCGCGGCTGGAACTGCTGATCGGCGATGGCCGCGCCTTTGTCGAACAGTGCGAGGAACGCTTCGACCAGATCGTGCTGGACCTGACGGATCCGTTCGGGCCGGCGGTAGAGCTGTATACGCGCGAGTTCTATGCAGCCTGCCGCAGCAAGCTGACGCCAGGCGGCGTGCTGTCGCTGCATATCCAGTCGCCCATCCACCGTCCGGAAACACTGGCCCGCATCATGGCCTCGCTGCGCAGCGTGTTTGGCGTGGTGCGTCCCTACCTGCAGTATGTGCCGCTGTATGGCACGCTCTGGGCCATGGCCGTCGCGTCGGACAGTGCCGATCCGCTGGCGCTCGATGCCGCTACCGTGGATGCACGCATTGCCGAACTGGGACTGCGCGAGCTGCAGCTGTACAACGGCGCCATGCATCAGGCGCTGCTGGCCCAGCCCAACTTCCTGCGCGAGCTGCTGGCGCAACCGGCCCAGCCGATCGTGGCCGGCGATGCACTCGACGATCCAAGCCTCGATCCCGAGAACTTGCCGGCGCTGCAGATCGTTTCTGCCTGA
- the speD gene encoding adenosylmethionine decarboxylase, with protein MHTSSQTLLGQPARTAAAHVARKAPGLHLIGDLYGCHCDERLMLDAATIENFCLQAVEQAGLTSVGSLFHSFGEGGGVTGMVVLAESHLSLHTWPEDDYVTLDVYVCSYSQDNSGKAEALFKQLMDAFQPTEPHLHRVVRA; from the coding sequence ATGCACACTTCCTCCCAGACCCTTCTCGGCCAGCCGGCACGCACGGCCGCAGCACATGTGGCGCGCAAGGCGCCGGGTCTGCACCTGATCGGCGACCTGTACGGTTGCCATTGCGACGAGCGCCTGATGCTCGACGCCGCCACCATCGAAAACTTCTGCCTGCAGGCGGTGGAGCAAGCCGGCCTGACCTCCGTGGGCAGCCTGTTCCACAGCTTTGGCGAAGGCGGTGGCGTGACCGGCATGGTGGTCTTGGCCGAGTCGCACCTGTCGCTGCACACTTGGCCGGAAGACGACTACGTCACGCTGGACGTGTACGTGTGCAGCTACTCGCAGGACAACTCCGGCAAGGCCGAAGCGCTGTTCAAGCAACTGATGGACGCCTTCCAGCCGACCGAGCCGCACCTGCACCGGGTCGTGCGCGCATGA